Part of the Panicum virgatum strain AP13 chromosome 4N, P.virgatum_v5, whole genome shotgun sequence genome is shown below.
CCTCAGCTCGCTAGTCACGCTCTCGCCTCGCCACAAGTGGACACGCCGGGTTGCCGAAAGCCATCAGCATCCGGCATCCGAACCGACTTGGAAGCTTTCTAAATTTTCCTCAACACTGCGTTCCAACTGTCTTCACATTTCTATTGGTATTTCGAAACTTGATCGGGAGTTTTTTCACGTTTCTGTTTGGAATCTGATTGGGAGTAAGCTGCACATTTGCacataagaagaagaagaaaattatAGACAAAATTTTCAAACGATTAATGATGTTCTAGCTAGGATAGCCGATGAAGTGTCCAGTTGGTCCATGGCCGGGTTCATACAACTCTTTCAGGTATCAAGTGCTCTAGGCAGTCTTTCTGGTCGCGACAACACGACCATGTAATCGTTTTGTGCTTGTGTCTTGGGGTGCTCCCCTTCCTTTGTAAAAAAACTCTTGCTTCCCTTTTTATGAAATACAAGCTCAGACACGGCCGTGAAGAAAAAAGATTTCCTACACTTCTCGTTGAGAATTTCTTTTCTCCAAGCACATGGAAGACCTGTGGTGCATGTAGCATATTTCTCTTGTGTGAGATTATAAAGCCAAGACCGAATTAAAAAGAAGAAGATAAAAACAAAAAACGGCAAGCAAAACTGCAAAATCCGGTATCCATCTCAGCATCTCCCTCACAGGGTCGCCGCCGATGCCCAGCATCTTCCCCTCTTGATCCCCCTCTTGATCTCAGCATCCAACGGCCAGGATCTGATCAGCGACCCCTCCCACTACTCTCGGCCATTAAATACACCCCCTCGTCACTCTCCCTCTTCATCCTACTCCTACTCCACTCCCGCTCAGCAAACCCAAGAGAAGGCAGCGTTGACAGCAGCCGCGAGTCCGCGACGCCAGGAGGAGCAAGCCTTCGCCGGCGAGATCGATGGACCTCCTCGAGCACCCGCTCGAGGCCGTCGCTTTCCGCCTCTACTCGCTCCCGGAGGCCTCAgcggccaccggcgccgccgcatgGACCTGCCTCGCCGCGGTCCTcgcagccgccgcggccgcgggcctctggcgcctccgcgcctccgctgtcgccgccgccgccacgaagCCTCTGGGGCTGGATCCGTGCCTCAAACCGGAGGCACCTacggcgccgctcgccgcgtcaGAGCGGCGGTCGGAGCCGGCCGAGGCGCCGACGACGGCGCCCTCGCCCAAGGAGCGGTACACGGCGTACTACTGCGACGCGTGCCGCATCGGGTGCTGCGACTTAGACCGCTacgacgacaacgacgacgacgacgaccgggAAGATGACGCGGAGGagcacgacgacggcgacggcgcgtaCCGGACCCCATTATCGGTGACGACGACGGACCCTTTCGTGTGGGAGGCGGAGGTGTTGCGATCGCTGCCCCtcagcccggcggcggcggaggtggggctGGGGCCGGGGCGGTACCGCAGCCCGCCGGCGCtcagcggcggcagcgtggtGCAGCTGTGGGACCAGGTCGCGGGGGCCGGGCTGACGCCGACGGCGAGCCCGCGCCGGAGGGGCCTGGCCGTCGCCACCGCCCCGGGCTTCTGAACTCCTGCAGATTAGCAATAAATTCGCCATTTTTGGTAAGAgggaagaaacc
Proteins encoded:
- the LOC120670232 gene encoding uncharacterized protein LOC120670232, with product MDLLEHPLEAVAFRLYSLPEASAATGAAAWTCLAAVLAAAAAAGLWRLRASAVAAAATKPLGLDPCLKPEAPTAPLAASERRSEPAEAPTTAPSPKERYTAYYCDACRIGCCDLDRYDDNDDDDDREDDAEEHDDGDGAYRTPLSVTTTDPFVWEAEVLRSLPLSPAAAEVGLGPGRYRSPPALSGGSVVQLWDQVAGAGLTPTASPRRRGLAVATAPGF